aattactaTCAGTGTGCTGTAAATATTTAAAGGTGAGTTGACATCCAAATTCGGGATTCTCCACAACTATGTTAATGAATTATGTTGTATTCCTAGCATCACCCTTGGTGGATTTGGAGCAGATCGTTTCTACTTGGGCCAGTGGAGGGAAGGTCTGGGCAAACTCTTCAGCTTTGGTGGACTGGGAATATGGACGCTAATAGATGTGCTACTAATAGGAGTTGGATACGTGGGGCCTGCAGATGGATCTCTCTACATTTAAGTATACACAAAACATGATCCAGAGAAGGATCAAATTTGCGAAGGAgcctaaaaaaatatatatagaaatTGGTCCTTAAAGGTAGAACTAGGAACACGTTCCCTGTGTGCACATATTTTAATGTACAGTATCTGTACTTAACCTGCCTTGAACTAAGGTAAAATAAATGAGTGGATCACTAAACAGTGTTTATTTGTAATTAATTTCCTTTGGCTTGcaagtactgtattttttttctatgaaaaatgtTTAAGTTGCACAGCTAAACAAGTTTACTACTGTTCCTGAAGAAAATATAaactaattaaaatattaaattaagaaTTGCTTACCTCTTATTTGTATGTTGTCTGAATTTAGCTAACAAGCTTCCCTAAATATGCTAGCAAGAATTTTTTTCATGTTTATGGCAAGATAAAGTGCTTTTGTAAACCTAAACTACTTGGGCAATATGTAGATTGCCATCTATTGTAATCTTAATTACATGTagtttctcttctgtttttcacTTTGGGATATCACAAACTTAATTTTTCTGCTGTAATTGTAAATTTGTGGCTTTTTAGAATTAGTATGCAATAACACTAAAAATGTAATATCTTAAATAACTTGAGAAGTACACTGCAGGACGCTTTCCAGCGTGCTGGTGTTTCTGCTTCGCCTTGACCTGAGAGAGAATTGTATATGGCAAAATTTTTGTGCTCTCAAACTTGCAGGGTGTTAATATAAATCTAAAAAGGAGATCTGGTAATTAACTTGTTTATCAGCTGAAGATTTGgtaacaaagtatttttttattgaaaagttGTCTGATATTTACTTGTTTCCATAATGTCACTGAAGGTTAGTACATTCTAGAAGGCTGTAAcatttgttttctgattttttttattaggcAATTCATATTTTCAACTTTTTTGGGTTTTTAAGTCCTACCTCTCACTTTCGTGTCCTCTTTCCAAGGTCCTCTATAGCAATCCAGTCTTAAATTGTGTGGCAGGACTCCTTGGCTTCTGCAGCACTAAACTGCACTACACTGAAAACTGTCAGTTGGATAAACTTAAATTGAattaaatatgatgaaaattaatGGAAGTagtgttgtgtttttattttctattcAGTTTTTTCTTGCTGCCACTCTTTCAATCTATACATGCAtctggaagggggagaggaggaaaatagTAATGCTCTTGGCAGCTCTGCCTGCAAAATAAACTTCACCCATGTAAGCTGTTCTTTTACAGTTGATTGTGTAGATACTATGAGCTCCACTAAGTTTGGCTTCCCCTTGTTAGGACTTGAATATGCTCCGAGGCTCCGTTGGGCTTCTTTGGCATGGTTCCTTTTTAATTAAGGGGAAAGAAGTGGTGATATCTTTCAAATACCACCATTTTTTTTAGCACTGTGACATGTCACTCACAGTAAACTTCAGATCTGTGTTCCTCTCGGTTCTTACAGGAGCAATGCAATTAGTTTAAATGGCAactttaacacaattaatattttcCTGGGGTGAATGGGCAGGTCACACCTGTCAGAGTCACTGTTCCAGAGTTTCTGTAGAGTTACTGATATTGCTGAGTTGGGTACATACGGTTTACATTTTTGAGGCTTTATGTGACTACACAGTCACTaacttttataaaaagaaaaagagtacttgtggcaccttagagactaacaaatttatttgagcataagctttcgtgagctacagctcacttcatcggatgcatgtagctcacgaaagcttatgctcaaataaatttgttagtctctcaggtgccaccaagtactccttttcgcgaatacagactaacacggctgctactctaaaaactAACTTTTATGGAAGCTGAAATTGTGGCGAATAAGATACCACTTTCAAAGAAGTGCTGTTGTATCTTAATAGTCCAAACCAGCTGAAATGAAGCTAAGCCTCTAAGCAAAGCATTACGGAGCATTACCTGTTGGCTCAGTGCTTTAGTGTTGAGATCTTCTATCGTTACCCAGCTCTTCCCTGGGCTGGTGACTGGTTAAATGTGGCTGCTTTGTGTTTCATATCCTGCTACTTACCACGTTGTATCTTTCAAGCACCGTCATTTATCCTCAAGAAAATAACTCCAGAATGTATTTGCTTCTCCTTCTTATCCTGAGCTGCTAGCTCTAGGGTGTCTCCTAGTCCTCTTGGAGCAGAAGGGTGTGttgtggcacagagctgccagGGATGTAAGCAGTCATGCCCACCAGCTCAGGGGAGGAGCTCAGTTCATTTCAGGGCCTGGTATATTGGCTATAAAGCAAATCGACATCGTGGCAAAGGCCCTGTCAACCCCAGCATAGGTGCAGGAGCCTCAGGGAGAAGCCTGCTGCTGCCGCCCTCCGGGGGAGGAGGGGCCTGGCCACGTGTGGAAAGCCGCGGGGAGCTGGGATGCGCGCGCTGCCCCAGGGGCCCGGTGCGCAAAGGAAGAGCGGCGGAGTCTGCAGCCGTGACGCAGCCGCGTGACGTCTCTTCCCGCTGCCGGGCAGGCACTATGGCGTCCGGCGCGGATGGCGAGCGGCAGCTGCTCTTTTACAGGGAGCTTCCTAAAGTGGTGAGAGCTGCGTCAGGTCCGCAGGGTCGGGCGTTCTTCCCGCGGGGGCCGGGCCACCTCCCCTTTCTCCACGTTCCTTGCGGCTGGGCTGGTTCTTCCCGTGCAGCTGCCGGAGTCACTCCAGCGCTGCCTACTCGCTGCCCTCGCTGGGGAATGCGCTGGGCTGGGTGCAATGATGATAGACCAGCAGCCCACATTATGCATCCTTTATGTCCCTCCTCGCTTGCACGGCAGGgaatagggcagtggttctcaaacttttgtactggtgacccctttcacacaggaagcctctgagtgtgagtgatctcccccccacccttacaaagtaaaacacttttttatatttaacaccattataaatgctggagatgaagcggggtttggggtggaggctgacagctcgcgaataccccccccccccggtaataacgtcccgacccccagtttgagaacccctggaatagGGTTTGACAGCATTCAATGCTAAGCTGGGCTGGGTCTGCAAGTCACCTTTCTTCTAACTGGGGTGGGTGAGAGTTCATCCACAGAGTGGCTTGGGCAGTAGCCCTGCTCATGTAAAATCTCctcatttgtaaagcacctaTGTTTGAGGAGAGGCAGGCACCCCAGAAAATCAGCCAGCACCTTTTGGTTCTTGTGCTGGGAGCTCTGTAGAGAGATTGCAATTGAGAAGACATACAGATTAAGGGCTGCAGCCTTTTTTGGTTTCCCTAGTTGTTTTCCTGAACCCAGGCTGTCATGTTGCACGGAACACTTTTCTTTAAAGATGCGGCTAGTTGTACTgcctttaaggaaaaaaaaaaaatgactcaCATTGACCATTCGATTCTTCACAATGTGAGTGttttccatctttatttggaCTATATGTAGTCTGCTTCACTCTGGCTACTCTTGTGCCTGTAGGAGTAAATCTGCCCTCTTTGCCTCTGGTCGCTTGCAACAGAATTGGGGTGGGACAAGAGGAGCTCAGCCCCCCGCAATGGTGCCGTATCCTTGGTGCACCAGCATATAGATCCTTGGGGGTCTCTCTTGACCATGCTCACTTCGTGTTTTACACAAGTGAACTTTTGCAGCTCTGCTGTGGAGTCGCTTCTCCTGCCACTTTTACAGGGTGAGCAGTTCCTGTCCTTCACCCTTTTCCCTGTAGGTGAAGTGATTCcttggggtatgcagaggtcttccaggggctggtacattaactcatctagatatttgcctagttttacaacagcctACCtaaaaaagcactagtgaaatcagtacaaactaaaatgtcaaacagaaaatggactacaaggtggatagaaagctggttagatagtcggactcaacgggtagtgatcaatggctccatgtctagttggcagccagtatcaagtggagtgctccaagggttggtcctggggccagttttgttcaatgtcttcattaatgatctggaggatggcgtggattgcaccctcagcaagttagcagatgacactaaactgggaggagaagtagatacgctggagggtagggataggatacagagggacctaggcaaattagaggattgggccaaaagaaatctgatgaggttcagcaaggacgagtgcagagtcttgcacttaggacggaagaatcccatgcaccgctacagactagggacctaatggctaggcggcagttctgcagaaaaggacctgggcgttacagtggacaagaagctggatatgagtcaacagtgtgcccttgttgccaagaaggctaatggcattttgggatgtataagtaggggcattgccagcagatcgagggacgtgctcgttcccctctattcgacgttggtgaggcctcatctggagtactgtgtccagttttgggccccacactacaagaaggatgtgaaaaaattggaaaatgtccagcggagggcaacaaaatgattaggggactggaacacatgagttatgaggagaggctgagggaactgggattgtttagtctgcagaagagaagaatgaggggggatttgatagctgctttcaagtacctgaaagggggttccaaagaggatgcatctaggctgttctcagtggtagcagatgacagaacgaggagtaatggtctctagttgcagtgtgggaggtttaggttggatattaggaaaaactttttcactaagagggtggtgaagcactggaatggttacctagggaggtggtgtaatctccttccttatagatttttaaggtcaggcttgacaaagccctggctgggatgatttagttggggattggtcctgctctgagcagggggttggactagatgacctcctgaggtcccttccaaccctcatattctatgaaatgacttgtttatattgctctatatactatgcactgaaatgtaagtactatatttattttccaattgatttataattatatgataaaatgagaaagtaagcatttttagtaatagtgtgctgtgacactttttacAGCAACCACCTGTAAGAGCAGCCTACAGGTCGAATGCATTGTAGAGCTACTAAAAGCATAATTGCAAGTTGAGGATGAGGACAAAACTGATAAGCTGTAGGTCTTTATTGGCAGTGTATTTGAACAAAAGGAATTTCTGCCCATTTATCAAGGAAAAGTTTCAAGCAAACAGCTCTTGGGTTCCTAACAAGCTGTAATACAATCCATTGTGTCATGTTTATTTGTCCAAAAGTACTCAATTGATTTCCACCACCGACAAAATTTTTGTATAGCCTGACTCCATTCAATTATTTTTCAAGGACTGTTGCAAGCAAATCaacatatttccttttttttgcttttattttttttccctgaggCCACCTCTATAAGTCTGATTCTGATAACAGGTTTTGCTACGTTCTAAAGGGTGTGGTCTGGCACATTCCTGCTATCATAGCTACACGTTCCTGGAACTCTTATCTGCTCAACAATTCTGGAGTCATGTACAACAAATTTCACGTCTACTATTTGAGTGTTTATTCATTAAAATTGGCACAGGTGCATGATCCAAAACAGATATTGACACTTTCTCTACATTTTGATGCTTCCGTTGAAAAAAGGTGTTTTGAACGCATCCTTGCAAAGTGTCTTGTCTTTTTGTGGGTGGCAGATTCTCATAGTGAATTCTGCAAGGAGTTTAATTGGCATGGTATGTGGAACAGGCATGCCTTTTATTAGAATTAGAGTTTCTGGACTTGATTTCCGGAAGTGGTAAGTAGCCAGAGCTCCCATGAATTGGACttgtggttgctcagcacttctgacaatCACCCCTTCTATGTTTTATTGTACATTTagtattatattatttttaagtattttacaGTGATAGTAAAAATTTCATCATATTTATCAGTCAAGCATTTTGTGAAAACATTTTGCCAATTTTTGCCCTAATAAAAACAGGTGCtaaaaggggaggggcaggagagtgaAGATGTGTGGGACAAGCTAGGTATTTTGCAGACAAATTTTGAAGTAAGATGGAGCGACACAAGAAGACTGTTCCAAATGATGGGCAGCAAGATTGTGAGAAGGGACAGAGAAGAGGGTGATGCTTAATGAAGTGTGGAGCTGAGTAAAGGATGATTGGGTTCGAGAGAGAGGCTGGAACAAGTCGTGAGTTCTAAATTCAAGCAGTGCAGTTCAATTGCTAATTCTGTTTTCTGTTTATAGAGGGAAGTGAGAGCTCACTATGCTTTTATGTGCTCTTAAGAGAAAAGGAAGAATATGTCTGGGtcgaaaaaatgctgcttttttcgTCTAATTAAAAAGACGATGAACCAGTTTAGGCCCAGATTTGACCGGTTATAAAACTGAGTAAGGAATAGTGCTCATgttctaaattatttttaaaatcttaaaaagTAAGATATGTTTTTCCTCCACCCCCCAAGGTgtaccactgcagtaattaactGAGACTTTAACACTCTTCACAGTGGCACCTACATTCTTGCTGATATCACTGCTAATGCTCCCAATGAGAGGTAAATAAGACAATCTCATTTGGGGCACTGGCATATAGAAACCCCAAGTCAAAATAGTCATTATTTGCCAAATGCAGAGACAGGATTGGTCGGGAAATCTTTTATTTTCAACCTTCTAATAAAAAAGCAATacaacataaaagaaaaaaaaaccctgaaatctaattgaaattaaatatacCCTCCACTCCTCTTGATTTGTTTATAACATAGGAGCTCCACGCCCACTTGAATGGCTCCATCAGTTCTGTTACTATGAAGAAACTTGTGGCCCAGAAACCATATCTTCAAATCCATAATGGAATGACAGTGATTGACAAGGGGAAGAAAAGGACTTTAGAAGAGTGAGTATCTATAACGGGGTGGGCAgactttttgggctgagggccacatctgggtggggaaattgtgtgcagggccagggcagagggttggggtacgggagggagtgcagggtgtggtagggggtgcagtgtgcaggaacgggctcagggcaagggattggagCAGAGGAGGGGTACGGGGTgtatggggggctcagggcaggggtgcaggaggggtgtggactaTTGGGAGGGAGCTCggtgcagggagctcagggtgcagcagggggctcagggcagggagttggtgtgcaggaggggtgcgaggtgcaggcagggggattagggcagggagttggaggatggggtgcaggaggggttcaggctccagcctggtggtggcagctgtgtacctgggccagggcaggctccttgcctacttgccctggccccatgcggcgccactccgggaagcggccagcaccatgtccctgcgcagcccctggaggagggggggcacagggctccacgcgctgcccttgccacgcctccaggtacctcccccaaagctcccattggctgcggttccccattcccagccaatcggagctgcagggggcggtgtcTGGAGGCAAGAGCAATGCATGGAGCCCGCGGCGCAGGGCCTGCGGCACCATGGGGGGCaatcctgcgggccggatccaaagccctgaggggccggatctgacacgcaggccatagtttgcctaccccGATCTATAAATTACAACCTTAATTCTCCccacttctcttctcccccccccggtCCTTTAGGAATACATTGAAACTAGTAGAATCTGTAAGCTTGCACTGTGTGGCTGTagaaaacataattaaaattgaaggtttggggtttttttttttgtaatttgtaAATGTAATTTCATCATATTTTTAACATCATTAAGaaaattattactttttaaaaatatccttagGAGAAGATAGTTTTTTCATTTCTTACATCTGTGAAGTCACTTCTTTCTTGTGTGCAAACGGAACATGTATCCCTTGTAATCTTtcttattaattttgttttccttttaatcaGATGATTGAAAATATTTACAGAGAGCCTGGGCTCTTTAGAGAAAATCCAGTCAAGCAAGATTTCCTAGTTGAGCATGAATATAGCTAGTAACTTAACACATAGGCAAACAAAGATTCTTAGTAAATGCTTTACACTATACATGCTCTACATTTAATCGCTACTGAATTAataatttttaaggccagaaaggacaatTATGATGATTCAGTCTGTGCCGCAACAAAGCCAGTGAATACATGTTATTCAGGTATGGGTTTGCAAGTGGGAATGCTCATCACACCAGCACACTTTTATACGCTTAGCCTTTTAACTTTTTTGTTGTagatgttttcagatgtttaataTCATTCATCAGATTACCAATAGGACCGAAGATATATTACTGGTAAGTTGTACAaggctttgttttaaaaaatcagagcATTTCTCTTTCAAAAACAACTCCTTGCAAAGGTAGCAAGAAAAGTTATTGCACTTGTATCTGTGCCCAGTGTGTAAATGCCAAATGGAGCTGACTGTAAATTATTGAGCTCAGAAATTCAGTAATACATTAGTCAATGGCATgtaaaaaatatttctgtaaaaAGTGAGAATTTAGAAATGTCAGATTCTACGTaactgacattttcatttttttttcttcagagcaGTGAGCTACCAATATTGGAAGTCAGTCTGTGCTCTCAGATGACTGAACTGATAATCAATTATGAATGTGATATCCATTCATATTTACCTATGCTTTAATTTAGCAGAGTCTCCTAATACTTCTATGTCTCAATGTATATGCAAAGTTCCTTACCAGAGCTGTACTATGTTCACTTCTGGGTCCAGCACAGAGAGGGAGATCTGCTGGTGGGAAAGCGTATCTCAGGGTGCGGAGTGGTGCAAAGTGTTGTGAACGTTTCCTCTCCAGAAGGGGTTTCAGGCGGCCAGTACAACCCTCCAGGTGGTCAGGATTGCCAAGGAAGAGGTCATTGCCATTGGTAGGGCAATGGAGGGAGGTACTGTGTCAGCACATTGCCACTGAAATCCCCATTGGCCAGAGCAGCTTTGATACCCTGATAAAACTGGACAGAAATGTAAACACCATGGGATTTAAACAACAACTCCTATTAATATTATGTAACTATATTTCCATGTTTCACACTGAAAGCTTACATGCATGTCTTTATCTTTGAGTCATCCAGTGTAACAAATTATAAATctttaatttcaaaatattgtatATGCTGTTTTTAACCAGGTAACTAAAGAAGTTATTAAAGAATTTGCTGCTGATGGGGTCAAGTATCTGGAGTTAAGGAGCACACCTAGAGAAGAAAATGGCACTGGTACAAAGTGTTCTGACTTTTAATTAGTATTCCAGATTATATTATAGAACCTCTCACATTATAAAGTAAATATTAACAATATGGTTTGGATAGTACCTAGTGAATTATGACTGACATGTAAATAACTGCTGGAGTCACTTTTGAAATCCAGTTGTTTCAGTAAATGTGACAGATTTAGAAACATATCAGTGAATGTCCCACTGTCAAATCTTTCATATAGTAGCAAATTCCTCTTGTAATttcattgaaaccagtggaaTTGCTCCATGGGTGATTTTTTTCCCAAcccatatatttatataaaaatataaataaaaaaatacatgcACATATGTATGTTCAGTgttataaatataattatttgCAGTGAACTGAATAATGAAAATGATAATGTGGATAAAATTTTCCTTTTAGTaagattttttgggggtgggtgggaattaCATATTGAGCCAGAATCTTTCCTGTCATAGCTTCACTATCCAGTGCACACAAGTGCTTATGTCAGTATACTTACGTCACTCGGGGGGTATTTTATTCGTACCCTGGAGTGACACAAATTATGGTGACATAGGcttagtgaagacatagccttactGTAGTTTTGTTTCTTGTAATAGCTGctacattttctttcttatttctcttaatttttttattgtttttaaacaaatatttcagtgGTGCATCAGGAAACCCTATTGTTAGACTCTTctgtaaagttatttttcttttctccacaaACTCAAAAATCCAAAGGGAGGCCTCAAAGTAAAATTACATTTGTTGGTAAAACCAGCCCTATACAAAATGTAAAATCACAGAATAAAATCAAGATGGAGAATGAAACTACCATCCCAAAGTGCAAATAAAATATAAGATCAAAGAGtaaaaggaggggggggaaggtaaaatgaaaaatattttcatggtCAGTCTAGGATTTTATCAAACGTAACTTTTTATAATCAGTCCGCTTATATCTACTCAGATCAGGTGTGCTTatgctggtgtgtgtgttttataggCATGACCAAAAGGGCATACGTGGAAGCTGTACTTGAAGGAATAAAACAGTGTAAAGAGGAGGATTTGGATATAGATGTCAGGTAAAATAATGTGAAAATCTTCTGATCTGGGATTTTGTTATGAATCTAGTGCTTGGCCGAGGTTTACAGATCATGAATGCTGGGGAGGAATTTATATAGAAACTGGATgatttttgactttttaaagtttttttaaaaattaaatattttttaaggGTGCATCTTAAATAAGAAAGCATCTTGTACACCAAAAAAAGGTATTTACTATTTTATCAGTGTCTCTAAAACATGAGTACTTTACCATTTTTAGCTTCATTTTAACCTTTTCTATAAGTAAAAAAGTCCCATCTCCAAAATGCTTTCAAACTATTTAATAGTTAACAGTTCATATTACGTAACAATCTACGTATAACATAGTTGGCTAAGTGACAAAGTGGCCCATGCTCCTATTTGCTAAAATACCAAAATCCTtttttacaacaatttgtaaAGATGTGTAATTAAAAGCGTTTTCTGATATTTTATGTGAATTTTGCATTTTCCTAAGCATTACGCGTAGATCAAACAATTAATGTATGATGAAACCTAGCCCACATGGTTGCATTTAGCAGTGTTTAGTACCTGTGTTGTTAATACACTGTATCTTTTAAGTAAGCTTATAAAATAATTGTTGTAATTAAAAAAAGGAGATACAATTTAGCCATTGTAGAACAGATTAATTTACTGCATACACCATGTTAGTTCTaacaaaaattattttctgactattaataacggaaatgctcgaggccaaagcaagttcgatataacgcggtttcacctataacgcggtaagatttttttggctcctgaggaccaTGTTATATTGGGATAAAGGTGTACTACATGGGTATAGGGCACCATTTTACTTGCATAACTGTATCCAGATGAAGggttgtactggtttaactagtttggttaaaaaaatcaaCCCACTACCAAATTAGTTATACTGGTAAATTGACActgtgtagatcaggccttagaaaGACACTGCAGTTTCTATTAGTAATTTAACAGATAATATAAACTTGAATTTTAAACCAGCTATCAAAAGTGAACCTAATAATCACCAAATAGATATAATATGTGTCTTCCCCTCTGTTATGGAATTCTAGTGATTTTCTTTGAAATAATATAGTAATCACAGTGAGAGTTTCTGCAGCCATTGGCTGTTTGTTTGGCTAATTGCTGAACATTGAACTGTTGTTTTACTAACATGCTTACTTTGATCCTCTGGGAAAGCTGCTTTTACTGTGAAATGGCCTGTCAGACTTTTATCATGCACAAACCTTCGGCAGTTTTGTtcctctttaaaacaaacaaaaaacacacacaaacaaaaaatcaacaaACAGAAAACTACCGACCATAAACAAATAAACTACAAATATAttggacaatttttaaaaagtttgaattattttaaaatgaccaaCCCATCCCAGTGAAGTTGATGTAGGAAAAAACACATACTGCGCAGACAGCACCTGTGTAGCTATATGCAGGAGCACTGGTTACCGTGTACAATTTTCTTCTGAGTTTCACTTGTTTTTGAGAATTGAAAAATCAAAGAGAAACTCAAAAGACATGAACCAATAACAAAATGAGTTTATTAAAACCTCTCAGAATTGTTTATAAGTCAGAAACTTGATAACTAAATAGTGGGAAACCCGAAGAAGATAAACAGCCACTAGTTAGGGATCCAGCTTTTCTCTGTGGGAACTGTAAAATTAATTTTTGCAAGAAACTAATAATACAGGTTAAAAATCTGCTCTGAAAAGTTGTCCTTAGTTCTTGACTTCTTTTGTGGGCCTTCTGTAAACTATCTAAGGTATAGGGCTACCTTCTCAAAGAGGGTTGCAGTGGTGCACCTGCAGAAAACCACATTGTGCAGGCTGAATGAGTAATTGCATCCCCCACAGGGTCACTTATGTGTGAACACAGTTAACTTTTTGCACTCCAAAATTTTTCTGTTTGCTACATattgcctttgaaaatttggaccataaagtttttttggtttttctggCAAAATATATCGCACCTCTTAATAGTAGAGGTGTAATAATAACAAACTAGGTATAAATGTGAATTAAGATACATCTATCATTTGTATACATTACATCATAACAATATAATACTATGTCACAGTTGTCAGCATTTGTACAGCCAGTTAGGAGGTTCCTTAGTATCTTACGGATTGGGCTTAATATCTTTTGCCTGTGCCTGAGATGTAGGGTGTTGCAGAGGTCAAATTCTAATTTCTTTGTGGAAGGGAGGGGCTGA
The nucleotide sequence above comes from Natator depressus isolate rNatDep1 chromosome 10, rNatDep2.hap1, whole genome shotgun sequence. Encoded proteins:
- the MAPDA gene encoding N6-Methyl-AMP deaminase isoform X2, with protein sequence MASGADGERQLLFYRELPKVELHAHLNGSISSVTMKKLVAQKPYLQIHNGMTVIDKGKKRTLEECFQMFNIIHQITNRTEDILLVTKEVIKEFAADGVKYLELRSTPREENGTGMTKRAYVEAVLEGIKQCKEEDLDIDVRFLIAIDRRGGPIVAKQTVKLAEEFLLSTDGIVVGLDLSGDPTAGHGKDFFEPLFEAKKAGLKLALHLAEIPNKEEETKILLGLPPDRIGHGTFLSSTTSSEDLVQLVRQNHIPID